A DNA window from Anoplolepis gracilipes chromosome 13, ASM4749672v1, whole genome shotgun sequence contains the following coding sequences:
- the Sqd gene encoding RNA-binding protein squid isoform X10: protein MADQEGKDFSEDIAEQNFAEQNGDAENGGAGGDAADNGQESQEDRSAGANQDSLNDRKLFVGGLSWETTDKELREHFSNYGDIESINVKTDPNTGRSRGFAFIVFAKAESLDKIMGGGDHIINNKKVDPKKAKARHGKIFVGGLSTELSDDDIKNFFSQFGTIVEVEMPFDKTKNQRKGFCFITFESEQVVNELLKTSKQTINGKEVDVKKATPKPDGMIGMRGGPGVRGSRGARGGRGRGFGQGGWGQSGGYGSSYGGGYGQGGYGGGYDGYGYDYYGGGGSGYGGKQRGGRQNQRHQPY, encoded by the exons ATGGCCGATCAGGAGGGCAAGGATTTCAGCGAGGATATCGCGGAGCAGAATTTTGCCGAGCAGAACGGCGATGCCGAGAACGGCGGTGCCGGCGGCGACGCCGCGGACAACGGTCAGGAGTCTCAGGAGGACAG GTCGGCTGGAGCTAACCAGGATTCACTGAATGATAg GAAATTATTTGTTGGCGGTTTAAGTTGGGAAACAACCGACA aGGAACTGAGAGAACATTTTAGCAATTATGGCGATATTGAAAGCATCAATGTCAAGACAGATCCTAATACAGGACGATCAAGAGGATTTGCCTTTATTGTCTTTGCTAAAGCTGAATCTCTCGATAag ATTATGGGAGGTGGTGATCATATTATCAATAACAAAAAAGTTGATCCCAAGAAGGCGAAAGCCAGACATGGTAAAATATTTGTCGGCGGTCTTTCAACAGAACTCTCTGATGACGacatcaaaaatttcttctcgcaATTCGGAACT ATTGTCGAAGTAGAAATGCCATTTGACAAAACAAAGAATCAGAGGAAAGGTTTCTGTTTCATCACTTTTGAATCTGAACAAGTGGTTAATGAACTATTGAAGACCTCAAAGCAAACAATAAATGGTAAAGAG GTCGATGTAAAGAAGGCAACACCCAAACCCGATGGTATGATTGGTATGCGCGGTGGACCAGGTGTTCGTGGTAGTCGTGGAGCCAGGGGTGGCCGAGGCCGTGGATTCGGTCAAGGCGGATGGGGACAAAGCGGCGGCTACGGCAGCAGTTATGGCGGTGGCTACGGCCAAGGTGGATACGGCGGAGGCTACGATGGATATGGATACGATTATTACGGTGGCG
- the Sqd gene encoding RNA-binding protein squid isoform X3 — translation MADQEGKDFSEDIAEQNFAEQNGDAENGGAGGDAADNGQESQEDRKLFVGGLSWETTDKELREHFSNYGDIESINVKTDPNTGRSRGFAFIVFAKAESLDKIMGGGDHIINNKKVDPKKAKARHGKIFVGGLSTELSDDDIKNFFSQFGTIVEVEMPFDKTKNQRKGFCFITFESEQVVNELLKTSKQTINGKEVDVKKATPKPDGMIGMRGGPGVRGSRGARGGRGRGFGQGGWGQSGGYGSSYGGGYGQGGYGGGYDGYGYDYYGGGGYGGYGGYDYSGYDGYSYGGGNYDGGYSGGRGARGKGIKECDSRSRSYSSNHSIKSRFLRQ, via the exons ATGGCCGATCAGGAGGGCAAGGATTTCAGCGAGGATATCGCGGAGCAGAATTTTGCCGAGCAGAACGGCGATGCCGAGAACGGCGGTGCCGGCGGCGACGCCGCGGACAACGGTCAGGAGTCTCAGGAGGACAG GAAATTATTTGTTGGCGGTTTAAGTTGGGAAACAACCGACA aGGAACTGAGAGAACATTTTAGCAATTATGGCGATATTGAAAGCATCAATGTCAAGACAGATCCTAATACAGGACGATCAAGAGGATTTGCCTTTATTGTCTTTGCTAAAGCTGAATCTCTCGATAag ATTATGGGAGGTGGTGATCATATTATCAATAACAAAAAAGTTGATCCCAAGAAGGCGAAAGCCAGACATGGTAAAATATTTGTCGGCGGTCTTTCAACAGAACTCTCTGATGACGacatcaaaaatttcttctcgcaATTCGGAACT ATTGTCGAAGTAGAAATGCCATTTGACAAAACAAAGAATCAGAGGAAAGGTTTCTGTTTCATCACTTTTGAATCTGAACAAGTGGTTAATGAACTATTGAAGACCTCAAAGCAAACAATAAATGGTAAAGAG GTCGATGTAAAGAAGGCAACACCCAAACCCGATGGTATGATTGGTATGCGCGGTGGACCAGGTGTTCGTGGTAGTCGTGGAGCCAGGGGTGGCCGAGGCCGTGGATTCGGTCAAGGCGGATGGGGACAAAGCGGCGGCTACGGCAGCAGTTATGGCGGTGGCTACGGCCAAGGTGGATACGGCGGAGGCTACGATGGATATGGATACGATTATTACGGTGGCGGTGGGTACGGAGGTTATGGTGGCTACGACTACAGTGGATacg ACGGATACAGCTACGGCGGTGGTAATTACGATGGTGGCTACAGTGGTGGGCGTGGTGCGCGCGGCAAAG
- the Sqd gene encoding RNA-binding protein squid isoform X1 produces the protein MADQEGKDFSEDIAEQNFAEQNGDAENGGAGGDAADNGQESQEDRSAGANQDSLNDRKLFVGGLSWETTDKELREHFSNYGDIESINVKTDPNTGRSRGFAFIVFAKAESLDKIMGGGDHIINNKKVDPKKAKARHGKIFVGGLSTELSDDDIKNFFSQFGTIVEVEMPFDKTKNQRKGFCFITFESEQVVNELLKTSKQTINGKEVDVKKATPKPDGMIGMRGGPGVRGSRGARGGRGRGFGQGGWGQSGGYGSSYGGGYGQGGYGGGYDGYGYDYYGGGGYGGYGGYDYSGYDGYSYGGGNYDGGYSGGRGARGKGIKECDSRSRSYSSNHSIKSRFLRQ, from the exons ATGGCCGATCAGGAGGGCAAGGATTTCAGCGAGGATATCGCGGAGCAGAATTTTGCCGAGCAGAACGGCGATGCCGAGAACGGCGGTGCCGGCGGCGACGCCGCGGACAACGGTCAGGAGTCTCAGGAGGACAG GTCGGCTGGAGCTAACCAGGATTCACTGAATGATAg GAAATTATTTGTTGGCGGTTTAAGTTGGGAAACAACCGACA aGGAACTGAGAGAACATTTTAGCAATTATGGCGATATTGAAAGCATCAATGTCAAGACAGATCCTAATACAGGACGATCAAGAGGATTTGCCTTTATTGTCTTTGCTAAAGCTGAATCTCTCGATAag ATTATGGGAGGTGGTGATCATATTATCAATAACAAAAAAGTTGATCCCAAGAAGGCGAAAGCCAGACATGGTAAAATATTTGTCGGCGGTCTTTCAACAGAACTCTCTGATGACGacatcaaaaatttcttctcgcaATTCGGAACT ATTGTCGAAGTAGAAATGCCATTTGACAAAACAAAGAATCAGAGGAAAGGTTTCTGTTTCATCACTTTTGAATCTGAACAAGTGGTTAATGAACTATTGAAGACCTCAAAGCAAACAATAAATGGTAAAGAG GTCGATGTAAAGAAGGCAACACCCAAACCCGATGGTATGATTGGTATGCGCGGTGGACCAGGTGTTCGTGGTAGTCGTGGAGCCAGGGGTGGCCGAGGCCGTGGATTCGGTCAAGGCGGATGGGGACAAAGCGGCGGCTACGGCAGCAGTTATGGCGGTGGCTACGGCCAAGGTGGATACGGCGGAGGCTACGATGGATATGGATACGATTATTACGGTGGCGGTGGGTACGGAGGTTATGGTGGCTACGACTACAGTGGATacg ACGGATACAGCTACGGCGGTGGTAATTACGATGGTGGCTACAGTGGTGGGCGTGGTGCGCGCGGCAAAG
- the Sqd gene encoding RNA-binding protein squid isoform X7: MADQEGKDFSEDIAEQNFAEQNGDAENGGAGGDAADNGQESQEDRSAGANQDSLNDRKLFVGGLSWETTDKELREHFSNYGDIESINVKTDPNTGRSRGFAFIVFAKAESLDKIMGGGDHIINNKKVDPKKAKARHGKIFVGGLSTELSDDDIKNFFSQFGTIVEVEMPFDKTKNQRKGFCFITFESEQVVNELLKTSKQTINGKEVDVKKATPKPDGMIGMRGGPGVRGSRGARGGRGRGFGQGGWGQSGGYGSSYGGGYGQGGYGGGYDGYGYDYYGGGGYGGYGGYDYSGYGIKECDSRSRSYSSNHSIKSRFLRQ, from the exons ATGGCCGATCAGGAGGGCAAGGATTTCAGCGAGGATATCGCGGAGCAGAATTTTGCCGAGCAGAACGGCGATGCCGAGAACGGCGGTGCCGGCGGCGACGCCGCGGACAACGGTCAGGAGTCTCAGGAGGACAG GTCGGCTGGAGCTAACCAGGATTCACTGAATGATAg GAAATTATTTGTTGGCGGTTTAAGTTGGGAAACAACCGACA aGGAACTGAGAGAACATTTTAGCAATTATGGCGATATTGAAAGCATCAATGTCAAGACAGATCCTAATACAGGACGATCAAGAGGATTTGCCTTTATTGTCTTTGCTAAAGCTGAATCTCTCGATAag ATTATGGGAGGTGGTGATCATATTATCAATAACAAAAAAGTTGATCCCAAGAAGGCGAAAGCCAGACATGGTAAAATATTTGTCGGCGGTCTTTCAACAGAACTCTCTGATGACGacatcaaaaatttcttctcgcaATTCGGAACT ATTGTCGAAGTAGAAATGCCATTTGACAAAACAAAGAATCAGAGGAAAGGTTTCTGTTTCATCACTTTTGAATCTGAACAAGTGGTTAATGAACTATTGAAGACCTCAAAGCAAACAATAAATGGTAAAGAG GTCGATGTAAAGAAGGCAACACCCAAACCCGATGGTATGATTGGTATGCGCGGTGGACCAGGTGTTCGTGGTAGTCGTGGAGCCAGGGGTGGCCGAGGCCGTGGATTCGGTCAAGGCGGATGGGGACAAAGCGGCGGCTACGGCAGCAGTTATGGCGGTGGCTACGGCCAAGGTGGATACGGCGGAGGCTACGATGGATATGGATACGATTATTACGGTGGCGGTGGGTACGGAGGTTATGGTGGCTACGACTACAGTGGATacg
- the Sqd gene encoding RNA-binding protein squid isoform X8, whose amino-acid sequence MADQEGKDFSEDIAEQNFAEQNGDAENGGAGGDAADNGQESQEDRSAGANQDSLNDRKLFVGGLSWETTDKELREHFSNYGDIESINVKTDPNTGRSRGFAFIVFAKAESLDKIMGGGDHIINNKKVDPKKAKARHGKIFVGGLSTELSDDDIKNFFSQFGTIVEVEMPFDKTKNQRKGFCFITFESEQVVNELLKTSKQTINGKEVDVKKATPKPDGMIGMRGGPGVRGSRGARGGRGRGFGQGGWGQSGGYGSSYGGGYGQGGYGGGYDGYGYDYYGGGGYGGYGGYDYSGYGGSGYGGKQRGGRQNQRHQPY is encoded by the exons ATGGCCGATCAGGAGGGCAAGGATTTCAGCGAGGATATCGCGGAGCAGAATTTTGCCGAGCAGAACGGCGATGCCGAGAACGGCGGTGCCGGCGGCGACGCCGCGGACAACGGTCAGGAGTCTCAGGAGGACAG GTCGGCTGGAGCTAACCAGGATTCACTGAATGATAg GAAATTATTTGTTGGCGGTTTAAGTTGGGAAACAACCGACA aGGAACTGAGAGAACATTTTAGCAATTATGGCGATATTGAAAGCATCAATGTCAAGACAGATCCTAATACAGGACGATCAAGAGGATTTGCCTTTATTGTCTTTGCTAAAGCTGAATCTCTCGATAag ATTATGGGAGGTGGTGATCATATTATCAATAACAAAAAAGTTGATCCCAAGAAGGCGAAAGCCAGACATGGTAAAATATTTGTCGGCGGTCTTTCAACAGAACTCTCTGATGACGacatcaaaaatttcttctcgcaATTCGGAACT ATTGTCGAAGTAGAAATGCCATTTGACAAAACAAAGAATCAGAGGAAAGGTTTCTGTTTCATCACTTTTGAATCTGAACAAGTGGTTAATGAACTATTGAAGACCTCAAAGCAAACAATAAATGGTAAAGAG GTCGATGTAAAGAAGGCAACACCCAAACCCGATGGTATGATTGGTATGCGCGGTGGACCAGGTGTTCGTGGTAGTCGTGGAGCCAGGGGTGGCCGAGGCCGTGGATTCGGTCAAGGCGGATGGGGACAAAGCGGCGGCTACGGCAGCAGTTATGGCGGTGGCTACGGCCAAGGTGGATACGGCGGAGGCTACGATGGATATGGATACGATTATTACGGTGGCGGTGGGTACGGAGGTTATGGTGGCTACGACTACAGTGGATacg
- the Sqd gene encoding RNA-binding protein squid isoform X5 — MADQEGKDFSEDIAEQNFAEQNGDAENGGAGGDAADNGQESQEDRKLFVGGLSWETTDKELREHFSNYGDIESINVKTDPNTGRSRGFAFIVFAKAESLDKIMGGGDHIINNKKVDPKKAKARHGKIFVGGLSTELSDDDIKNFFSQFGTIVEVEMPFDKTKNQRKGFCFITFESEQVVNELLKTSKQTINGKEVDVKKATPKPDGMIGMRGGPGVRGSRGARGGRGRGFGQGGWGQSGGYGSSYGGGYGQGGYGGGYDGYGYDYYGGGGYGGYGGYDYSGYDGYSYGGGNYDGGYSGGRGARGKGGSGYGGKQRGGRQNQRHQPY, encoded by the exons ATGGCCGATCAGGAGGGCAAGGATTTCAGCGAGGATATCGCGGAGCAGAATTTTGCCGAGCAGAACGGCGATGCCGAGAACGGCGGTGCCGGCGGCGACGCCGCGGACAACGGTCAGGAGTCTCAGGAGGACAG GAAATTATTTGTTGGCGGTTTAAGTTGGGAAACAACCGACA aGGAACTGAGAGAACATTTTAGCAATTATGGCGATATTGAAAGCATCAATGTCAAGACAGATCCTAATACAGGACGATCAAGAGGATTTGCCTTTATTGTCTTTGCTAAAGCTGAATCTCTCGATAag ATTATGGGAGGTGGTGATCATATTATCAATAACAAAAAAGTTGATCCCAAGAAGGCGAAAGCCAGACATGGTAAAATATTTGTCGGCGGTCTTTCAACAGAACTCTCTGATGACGacatcaaaaatttcttctcgcaATTCGGAACT ATTGTCGAAGTAGAAATGCCATTTGACAAAACAAAGAATCAGAGGAAAGGTTTCTGTTTCATCACTTTTGAATCTGAACAAGTGGTTAATGAACTATTGAAGACCTCAAAGCAAACAATAAATGGTAAAGAG GTCGATGTAAAGAAGGCAACACCCAAACCCGATGGTATGATTGGTATGCGCGGTGGACCAGGTGTTCGTGGTAGTCGTGGAGCCAGGGGTGGCCGAGGCCGTGGATTCGGTCAAGGCGGATGGGGACAAAGCGGCGGCTACGGCAGCAGTTATGGCGGTGGCTACGGCCAAGGTGGATACGGCGGAGGCTACGATGGATATGGATACGATTATTACGGTGGCGGTGGGTACGGAGGTTATGGTGGCTACGACTACAGTGGATacg ACGGATACAGCTACGGCGGTGGTAATTACGATGGTGGCTACAGTGGTGGGCGTGGTGCGCGCGGCAAAG
- the Sqd gene encoding RNA-binding protein squid isoform X9 translates to MADQEGKDFSEDIAEQNFAEQNGDAENGGAGGDAADNGQESQEDRSAGANQDSLNDRKLFVGGLSWETTDKELREHFSNYGDIESINVKTDPNTGRSRGFAFIVFAKAESLDKIMGGGDHIINNKKVDPKKAKARHGKIFVGGLSTELSDDDIKNFFSQFGTIVEVEMPFDKTKNQRKGFCFITFESEQVVNELLKTSKQTINGKEVDVKKATPKPDGMIGMRGGPGVRGSRGARGGRGRGFGQGGWGQSGGYGSSYGGGYGQGGYGGGYDGYGYDYYGGGIKECDSRSRSYSSNHSIKSRFLRQ, encoded by the exons ATGGCCGATCAGGAGGGCAAGGATTTCAGCGAGGATATCGCGGAGCAGAATTTTGCCGAGCAGAACGGCGATGCCGAGAACGGCGGTGCCGGCGGCGACGCCGCGGACAACGGTCAGGAGTCTCAGGAGGACAG GTCGGCTGGAGCTAACCAGGATTCACTGAATGATAg GAAATTATTTGTTGGCGGTTTAAGTTGGGAAACAACCGACA aGGAACTGAGAGAACATTTTAGCAATTATGGCGATATTGAAAGCATCAATGTCAAGACAGATCCTAATACAGGACGATCAAGAGGATTTGCCTTTATTGTCTTTGCTAAAGCTGAATCTCTCGATAag ATTATGGGAGGTGGTGATCATATTATCAATAACAAAAAAGTTGATCCCAAGAAGGCGAAAGCCAGACATGGTAAAATATTTGTCGGCGGTCTTTCAACAGAACTCTCTGATGACGacatcaaaaatttcttctcgcaATTCGGAACT ATTGTCGAAGTAGAAATGCCATTTGACAAAACAAAGAATCAGAGGAAAGGTTTCTGTTTCATCACTTTTGAATCTGAACAAGTGGTTAATGAACTATTGAAGACCTCAAAGCAAACAATAAATGGTAAAGAG GTCGATGTAAAGAAGGCAACACCCAAACCCGATGGTATGATTGGTATGCGCGGTGGACCAGGTGTTCGTGGTAGTCGTGGAGCCAGGGGTGGCCGAGGCCGTGGATTCGGTCAAGGCGGATGGGGACAAAGCGGCGGCTACGGCAGCAGTTATGGCGGTGGCTACGGCCAAGGTGGATACGGCGGAGGCTACGATGGATATGGATACGATTATTACGGTGGCG
- the Sqd gene encoding RNA-binding protein squid isoform X6, with product MADQEGKDFSEDIAEQNFAEQNGDAENGGAGGDAADNGQESQEDRSAGANQDSLNDRKLFVGGLSWETTDKELREHFSNYGDIESINVKTDPNTGRSRGFAFIVFAKAESLDKIMGGGDHIINNKKVDPKKAKARHGKIFVGGLSTELSDDDIKNFFSQFGTIVEVEMPFDKTKNQRKGFCFITFESEQVVNELLKTSKQTINGKEVDVKKATPKPDGMIGMRGGPGVRGSRGARGGRGRGFGQGGWGQSGGYGSSYGGGYGQGGYGGGYDGYGYDYYGGDGYSYGGGNYDGGYSGGRGARGKGGSGYGGKQRGGRQNQRHQPY from the exons ATGGCCGATCAGGAGGGCAAGGATTTCAGCGAGGATATCGCGGAGCAGAATTTTGCCGAGCAGAACGGCGATGCCGAGAACGGCGGTGCCGGCGGCGACGCCGCGGACAACGGTCAGGAGTCTCAGGAGGACAG GTCGGCTGGAGCTAACCAGGATTCACTGAATGATAg GAAATTATTTGTTGGCGGTTTAAGTTGGGAAACAACCGACA aGGAACTGAGAGAACATTTTAGCAATTATGGCGATATTGAAAGCATCAATGTCAAGACAGATCCTAATACAGGACGATCAAGAGGATTTGCCTTTATTGTCTTTGCTAAAGCTGAATCTCTCGATAag ATTATGGGAGGTGGTGATCATATTATCAATAACAAAAAAGTTGATCCCAAGAAGGCGAAAGCCAGACATGGTAAAATATTTGTCGGCGGTCTTTCAACAGAACTCTCTGATGACGacatcaaaaatttcttctcgcaATTCGGAACT ATTGTCGAAGTAGAAATGCCATTTGACAAAACAAAGAATCAGAGGAAAGGTTTCTGTTTCATCACTTTTGAATCTGAACAAGTGGTTAATGAACTATTGAAGACCTCAAAGCAAACAATAAATGGTAAAGAG GTCGATGTAAAGAAGGCAACACCCAAACCCGATGGTATGATTGGTATGCGCGGTGGACCAGGTGTTCGTGGTAGTCGTGGAGCCAGGGGTGGCCGAGGCCGTGGATTCGGTCAAGGCGGATGGGGACAAAGCGGCGGCTACGGCAGCAGTTATGGCGGTGGCTACGGCCAAGGTGGATACGGCGGAGGCTACGATGGATATGGATACGATTATTACGGTGGCG ACGGATACAGCTACGGCGGTGGTAATTACGATGGTGGCTACAGTGGTGGGCGTGGTGCGCGCGGCAAAG
- the Sqd gene encoding RNA-binding protein squid isoform X2: protein MADQEGKDFSEDIAEQNFAEQNGDAENGGAGGDAADNGQESQEDRSAGANQDSLNDRKLFVGGLSWETTDKELREHFSNYGDIESINVKTDPNTGRSRGFAFIVFAKAESLDKIMGGGDHIINNKKVDPKKAKARHGKIFVGGLSTELSDDDIKNFFSQFGTIVEVEMPFDKTKNQRKGFCFITFESEQVVNELLKTSKQTINGKEVDVKKATPKPDGMIGMRGGPGVRGSRGARGGRGRGFGQGGWGQSGGYGSSYGGGYGQGGYGGGYDGYGYDYYGGGGYGGYGGYDYSGYDGYSYGGGNYDGGYSGGRGARGKGGSGYGGKQRGGRQNQRHQPY from the exons ATGGCCGATCAGGAGGGCAAGGATTTCAGCGAGGATATCGCGGAGCAGAATTTTGCCGAGCAGAACGGCGATGCCGAGAACGGCGGTGCCGGCGGCGACGCCGCGGACAACGGTCAGGAGTCTCAGGAGGACAG GTCGGCTGGAGCTAACCAGGATTCACTGAATGATAg GAAATTATTTGTTGGCGGTTTAAGTTGGGAAACAACCGACA aGGAACTGAGAGAACATTTTAGCAATTATGGCGATATTGAAAGCATCAATGTCAAGACAGATCCTAATACAGGACGATCAAGAGGATTTGCCTTTATTGTCTTTGCTAAAGCTGAATCTCTCGATAag ATTATGGGAGGTGGTGATCATATTATCAATAACAAAAAAGTTGATCCCAAGAAGGCGAAAGCCAGACATGGTAAAATATTTGTCGGCGGTCTTTCAACAGAACTCTCTGATGACGacatcaaaaatttcttctcgcaATTCGGAACT ATTGTCGAAGTAGAAATGCCATTTGACAAAACAAAGAATCAGAGGAAAGGTTTCTGTTTCATCACTTTTGAATCTGAACAAGTGGTTAATGAACTATTGAAGACCTCAAAGCAAACAATAAATGGTAAAGAG GTCGATGTAAAGAAGGCAACACCCAAACCCGATGGTATGATTGGTATGCGCGGTGGACCAGGTGTTCGTGGTAGTCGTGGAGCCAGGGGTGGCCGAGGCCGTGGATTCGGTCAAGGCGGATGGGGACAAAGCGGCGGCTACGGCAGCAGTTATGGCGGTGGCTACGGCCAAGGTGGATACGGCGGAGGCTACGATGGATATGGATACGATTATTACGGTGGCGGTGGGTACGGAGGTTATGGTGGCTACGACTACAGTGGATacg ACGGATACAGCTACGGCGGTGGTAATTACGATGGTGGCTACAGTGGTGGGCGTGGTGCGCGCGGCAAAG
- the Sqd gene encoding RNA-binding protein squid isoform X4 — MADQEGKDFSEDIAEQNFAEQNGDAENGGAGGDAADNGQESQEDRSAGANQDSLNDRKLFVGGLSWETTDKELREHFSNYGDIESINVKTDPNTGRSRGFAFIVFAKAESLDKIMGGGDHIINNKKVDPKKAKARHGKIFVGGLSTELSDDDIKNFFSQFGTIVEVEMPFDKTKNQRKGFCFITFESEQVVNELLKTSKQTINGKEVDVKKATPKPDGMIGMRGGPGVRGSRGARGGRGRGFGQGGWGQSGGYGSSYGGGYGQGGYGGGYDGYGYDYYGGDGYSYGGGNYDGGYSGGRGARGKGIKECDSRSRSYSSNHSIKSRFLRQ, encoded by the exons ATGGCCGATCAGGAGGGCAAGGATTTCAGCGAGGATATCGCGGAGCAGAATTTTGCCGAGCAGAACGGCGATGCCGAGAACGGCGGTGCCGGCGGCGACGCCGCGGACAACGGTCAGGAGTCTCAGGAGGACAG GTCGGCTGGAGCTAACCAGGATTCACTGAATGATAg GAAATTATTTGTTGGCGGTTTAAGTTGGGAAACAACCGACA aGGAACTGAGAGAACATTTTAGCAATTATGGCGATATTGAAAGCATCAATGTCAAGACAGATCCTAATACAGGACGATCAAGAGGATTTGCCTTTATTGTCTTTGCTAAAGCTGAATCTCTCGATAag ATTATGGGAGGTGGTGATCATATTATCAATAACAAAAAAGTTGATCCCAAGAAGGCGAAAGCCAGACATGGTAAAATATTTGTCGGCGGTCTTTCAACAGAACTCTCTGATGACGacatcaaaaatttcttctcgcaATTCGGAACT ATTGTCGAAGTAGAAATGCCATTTGACAAAACAAAGAATCAGAGGAAAGGTTTCTGTTTCATCACTTTTGAATCTGAACAAGTGGTTAATGAACTATTGAAGACCTCAAAGCAAACAATAAATGGTAAAGAG GTCGATGTAAAGAAGGCAACACCCAAACCCGATGGTATGATTGGTATGCGCGGTGGACCAGGTGTTCGTGGTAGTCGTGGAGCCAGGGGTGGCCGAGGCCGTGGATTCGGTCAAGGCGGATGGGGACAAAGCGGCGGCTACGGCAGCAGTTATGGCGGTGGCTACGGCCAAGGTGGATACGGCGGAGGCTACGATGGATATGGATACGATTATTACGGTGGCG ACGGATACAGCTACGGCGGTGGTAATTACGATGGTGGCTACAGTGGTGGGCGTGGTGCGCGCGGCAAAG